The DNA sequence TGGAAGAAGCGCAGCGTCGCATCGACAGGTATTGGCAGCCGTATCACGACATGCTGCAAAAGCTGTTGGACACCGCGCACCGGCGGCACGGGCAGGCGGTGCTGCTGGATTGCCATTCCATGCCGCACGAGGCGATGGATGGTGTGGCGCGGTCCGGCATGCGCCGTCCGGACGTTGTGCTGGGCGACCGTTTTGGTGCCTCGGCGACCGCTGAGGTGGTGGATCGCATCGAAGCGGCCTTTGCGGCAGCTGGCTTTGTCGTGACCAGAAACACCCCCTTTGCCGGGGCCTATATCACTCAGGCCTATGGACGTCCGTCGCGCGGGCAGCATGCCGTTCAGGTGGAAATCGACCGTTCGGTTTATATGAACGAGGCGCTGATCCGGCCCAATGGCGATTTCGAAGCCGTGCGCGGGGCGTTGCAGCAGGTGGTGCGCGAAATTGCGCAGATCGGTCAGGGGCGTCAGCCGCTCGCGGCGGAATAGCTGCTTACCTTCTTTTCGGCCAGAAAGGCCATGCCAAGGCAGAGCAGCCCGAGCCCTGTCGCCACGGTGCGTGCCTGATTCCAGAATTGCCAGTCGGCGGAGTATTCCTGCCAGATTCGGCGGGCATCCTCGATATCTTCGGGAACGCTGAGCGCACCGAGAGCCTCGTTCATCGGCACGTTAACGGCCATCGTCAGAAGAACACCGGGAAATACCACCAACAGGGTGGTGGCCAGGGTCCAATACGCGGCGGTTCGCTGCGCTGACGAAAACAGGCACAGCGTGGTGATCGCCAGCGCCACAGGCGTTCCAAAAAAGGCGGGCGCGAAAACCGCGTTTCGCACGGAGGCGTTCATGGCCTGCATCGCCGAGATGGCAACCCGCGGGTCCGCCTGATCCAGGCCCCACATCGTCGAGCAGACCCAAGCATAGAAGAAGCCGAAGAGCGCCCCGCACAGGAGCAGAGACAACATCAACAATGGGCGGGTCAGGGTAGAGGTCATCGTATTTCCGTATTTATGTGTACGCTTTGTTATCCGTACTTGTATGTACGGTTATCTGTCAAGAGGGATCAGGCATGGTGCGCGTCGGGACAAACGCGCAGATTTGCGGCGGTCGGACAGGCTGTGTTCGGGTTGGTGCAAGGCGAATCGCAGTCCGGCGCAAA is a window from the Sulfitobacter sp. THAF37 genome containing:
- a CDS encoding N-formylglutamate amidohydrolase, which codes for MPKSAYEVLHPERNRSCVVFASPHSGRDYPWSFLRNTVLDEHAIRSSEDAFVDMLFDSAPRFGAAFIKAGAPRAFVDLNRSSDELDPALIEGVRRQGHNPRVASGLGVVPRVVANGRAIYRGKITLEEAQRRIDRYWQPYHDMLQKLLDTAHRRHGQAVLLDCHSMPHEAMDGVARSGMRRPDVVLGDRFGASATAEVVDRIEAAFAAAGFVVTRNTPFAGAYITQAYGRPSRGQHAVQVEIDRSVYMNEALIRPNGDFEAVRGALQQVVREIAQIGQGRQPLAAE
- a CDS encoding DUF1772 domain-containing protein, with the translated sequence MTSTLTRPLLMLSLLLCGALFGFFYAWVCSTMWGLDQADPRVAISAMQAMNASVRNAVFAPAFFGTPVALAITTLCLFSSAQRTAAYWTLATTLLVVFPGVLLTMAVNVPMNEALGALSVPEDIEDARRIWQEYSADWQFWNQARTVATGLGLLCLGMAFLAEKKVSSYSAASG